The following are encoded in a window of Diorhabda sublineata isolate icDioSubl1.1 chromosome 5, icDioSubl1.1, whole genome shotgun sequence genomic DNA:
- the LOC130444268 gene encoding uncharacterized protein LOC130444268 — protein sequence MNIGVFVLPSLVVYCFLSVVNGHGRLIEPPSRASAWRYGFDTPHNYNDHELFCGGFTRQWVKNEGKCGVCGDPWDSKTPRAHEYGGTYGKGIIVRKYAPASIMTIRVEITANHWGYFEFSICPNYINPTQECLNKNILKIVKPQENVDHHGVRYFPKEGNKVYEMKYRLPKKTCEHCILQWRYIAGNNWGNCPNGTGAVGCGPQEEFRACADIVIEGKADQSLVPEIEQPSISTTLQPESSSTIIVPTSLPTPEESYNPLSALLISFVSFLVAFSILFLLYLHFYHIGSHVKSWIKGPNKTAALVVPPRPPPRTKRAISPTRIVSTDGMQEIDLRSESLA from the exons ATGAATATCGGAGTCTTCGTTCTTCCGTCGTTAGTTGTCTATTGTTTCCTTTCTGTCGTAAACGGCCATGGTAGACTAATTGAACCACCCAGTCGAGCGTCTGCTTGGAGGTACGGTTTCGATACACCCCATAATTACAACGACCACGAATTATTTTGTGGGGGATTTACGAGACAATGGGTGAAAAACGAAGGAAAGTGTGGCGTTTGTGGAGATCCATGGGATTCCAA AACTCCTCGAGCACACGAATATGGTGGTACTTATGGCAAAGGAATAATTGTAAGAAAATATGCCCCAGCCTCAATTATGACGATTCGAGTAGAAATAACTGCAAACCATTGGGgatatttcgaattttcaatTTGTCCTAACTATATAAATCCTACGCAAGAGTgtctgaataaaaatatattgaaaatcgTCAAGCCACAAGAAAATGTTGATCACCATGGGGTTAGGTACTTTCCTAAAGAGGGTAATAAGGTTTATGAAATGAAGTACAGATTACCGAAGAAGACTTGTGAACATTGTATTCTACAATGGAGATATATAGCAG GTAACAATTGGGGCAATTGTCCTAATGGAACTGGTGCAGTTGGTTGCGGTCCTCAAGAAGAATTTCGCGCATGTGCGGATATCGTAATCGAAGGTAAAGCTGATCAATCATTGGTGCCCGAAATTGAGCAACCATCTATATCAACAACACTTCAACCAGAATCATCTAGTACTATCATTGTGCCAACAAGCTTACCAACTCCGGAAGAATCGTATAATCCATTGTCAGCTTTATTGATttcatttgtttcttttttagtggcattttcgattttattccttctttatttgCATTTCTACCACATTGGTAGCCATGTTAAAAGTTGGATAAAAGGTCCAAACAAAACTGCTGCTTTGGTGGTACCTCCTCGTCCACCTCCAAGAACTAAGAGAGCAATAAGCCCCACGAGAATAGTTAGTACTGATGGTATGCAGGAGATTGATTTGCGAAGTGAAAGTTTAGCATGA